A section of the Acidobacteriota bacterium genome encodes:
- a CDS encoding PadR family transcriptional regulator has protein sequence MRRDEIPPGTLYLLILKTLGRFGEMHGYEIANSIQQISDDVLQIEEGSLYPALQRMLIKGWVTASWGTTAGNRRARYYQLTAAGRKQLAVERSQFKRVIGAISRVIEAI, from the coding sequence TTGCGTCGAGACGAGATTCCTCCCGGAACGCTTTACCTGTTGATTTTGAAAACTCTCGGCCGCTTCGGCGAGATGCACGGGTATGAGATCGCGAACTCTATCCAGCAGATTTCGGACGATGTTCTGCAAATCGAAGAAGGCTCGCTCTATCCTGCGTTGCAGCGCATGCTGATCAAAGGTTGGGTGACAGCAAGCTGGGGTACAACGGCCGGAAATCGCCGCGCCCGCTACTACCAATTGACCGCCGCAGGCCGCAAGCAATTGGCGGTCGAGCGGTCGCAATTTAAGCGTGTTATTGGAGCGATCTCGCGTGTGATCGAAGCGATCTGA